The Desulfobulbus propionicus DSM 2032 DNA segment TTGTGCAGTTGCTCCAAAAGAATCGAGACAGCCGGATTGCCGGCCTGCTTGATCAGGCTCAGCAATCGCTTGCGTTCAAAACGGCTTTCATTGTTGATCAGCTGTTGCAACTGGAATTTGGCCGATTCCATGCCTAGTTGCACCAACAGTCGGCCGGCGGCTTCCTGATGGACCTCCGAATGGAGGTAGCGGTCGAGCAGCTGTTCGAGGATCGGTTGGGAACAGAGCGTTTTCAAGGTTTCTTGGGCCTGGGCGCGGAGATGCGGATTGGCCGAGGCCGAGGGCTCCGCGGTCGAAAGTGTCTGGAGCAATTGGGTGGTTTCACAGGCCAGAGGGTAACGTTCCTCGCTCAGATAGTGGCCGGTCAGGGTACCGATGGCGGTGAGAGCCTGCTGGCTGCCGTGTTCATCGATTCCTTGGAGCTGTAAGCCTTGTTGCAGGGCCGGCAGCAGTTTGGCCAACCGTTCCCATTGGCCGAGATGCATCAACTGTTCGGCGATGGCGGCCAGGGTGCGAAAGGCATTGGCGCGGATGGCCGGTTTGCCGTGCTGCAGGGCAACGGCCAACTGCATCAGCACGCTGTCCGCGGTCTTCTCGTTATTGTTCAGCAGCAGGCCACGGACCGTTTCCGGCAGGTCCTGGCAAAATTCCTTGTTCTCGAGATCGCTGAAATTGCCGTGCAGGAGATGGTCGAGGCCGCCTTTGACCGACTGTCGGCGCTCCTGTTCCTGGATCTGTCTTTGCTTGCTGTGCAGTTCAATGATTGCCCGCATCTTTTCGCCGCGAACGGTTTGCAGCAGGCGGTTGTAGGCCGCCTCGACTTCCTTGTCGTCCACGTCACCTGGTCTGGGTGACCGGCCTTCGGCGATTGCCCGGAACTGATCGGTCAACTTCGCCAGCTTGTCCTGGGAAAGTTGGCTGATGACCTGCTGGTAGAGCTGCTCGCCAAAGAGGGTCTTGTATTTTTGTACCAGGATCAGCCCGAGTTCCTGTTCATCAAAGGTGGCCGCGATTTGCGCTCCGGCCTGGGTGGCGACCTTGAGCTGTTGTTCCTTGTCGAGCAGGGTGTCATAGCGTTGCAGCACCTGCTCAAAGGAGGAAAAATCGGCCGGTCCATCGGGTTGTTGACGCGCTTCGAACGATTGCTGGGTCGCGGCGACCAGCACCGGCGCCGACCATGCCGGTTGCTGCAAGCGCATCGCCAGGGGATCCGGGAGGGACGAGGATGGAGCCGACGGGTTGAGCAGCAGGGCGCGGGCATCGATGTTCTGGGCGATGGTCCTGGTGATTTCGGGTCCTTTTTTGGTGCGGGCCAGGCGTTTGAGCACGGAATCGTCGGCGGGCTTGAAGTCGGGATCCTTGTCCTTGCCGATTTGCAGGGGGATGTCGCTGGTGAGGGTGGCGATCATCCGGTTGAGCTGCTTGGGGGTGAGGTGATCAACGGTTTCGTCGAGCAGTTCGTCGGAGACCTGGTTGATCACTTGGGTGTAGAGCTGTTCGCCGAAAAGGCCCTTGAACCGCTGGGCAAGGATGTTGCCCAGGGCCAGTCCCTCCATGGAGGCGAGCTGGGCGCCGGCCTGGCGGGCGACCTGGGTTTGCTGCTCGCGGCTGAGGAGCTGCTCGTAGTGTTCGAGCAGGCGGTTGAAGGCGCTAAAGTCGAGCTGGCCGGTCTGCTGGAGCTGGGAGTCGGTGACCTGCTGGGCAGCGGTGGCGAGCACCGGGGCGGACCACTCGGGCTGTTTGAGCCGGGCCAGGAGATGCTCGGGCAGCTCGGCCAGGGTGGTGTCGGGATTGAGCAACAGGGCGCGGGCATCGATGTTCTGGGCGATGGTCCTGGTGATTTCGGGTTTTTTTTCTTGCTCCAGGTGTGCCAGACGGTGCAGGATCGCTCCCGGCCCGCCGGTTGCTCCAGCGGCATCGTTCCCAGGAATGGTGCGCAGTCCCTGTTGGGCGACCAGGCTGGCGATCAGACTGTTGAGTCGTTGCGGCGTCAACTGGTGCAGGGCCGAACCCAGCATTGCATCGGCCTCGGCCGATGCCGGCAGGTTGGCGATCAATTTGGCCAGCAGGGCCGGATCCAAAGCGGACAGGGCGTCCGCCGATTTTTCGAGCTCAAGGGTTCGTTTGCGAAAATCGGTTTCCCGGCTCAGCTTGCCAAGGAAATCGATCACCGCCCTGGTGACTTCCTCTGGCGGACGGTTGTGTTCATTGGCGAGCGGCAACCGTTTGATCAGTTCCTCGACCAGCTCCGGCGAAACGCCCTGCAAGGGATCTTGCCCCGTTCGTCCCAGGACAAAATTGGCCAGCTCCTCGTCGCTGATGCTGAGGCCGGAAGCGAGCAGTTCCTCGCGCACCACCTGTTCGCCTTCATGGATGGCGACGTAACGGCTGACATCAACGGACACGGACACGATACCGGCTTTGTCGAGAAGGGTGGCAACGGGTTCGGTCAGTTCTTTTTCACCGAGAAGCGCGGAAAGGGTTTGGGTGAATGTGATGCATTCCTCAGGGGAAAAGGAGGCATGAAAGGTGAAGGAATGGATCTTGAAGCGGTTGAACAGGGTGACCAGCCCTTGGATTTGTGGGCGCGAGTGATCCTTTTCGGGCAGGTGTTCCCCGCAGACGAGGATTTTTTGATCGGAAAGGGCAAGGATGACCGAATTGTCCGCGTCACCCTCCAGCAACGCCTCAAAGGCTTTCATGAGAAACTCGTTGCTTCGCTGCACCTGCGGATTGGCGGCAGGATAGAGGCGTATGGTTCTCAGTGCCGTGTACAGTCGGATGGGGAAGTCAAGCAGGAGCTGCGTTCTGTCCGAGGAGGGAGGCTGCGGGATATGGCCCATGGGCGGTTCCGTGTGATGGCGTCGATCTTTCCGTGAGGGACTGGTTCGGTTCTGTGTCCACGGGTCCGGGAAGCGAGAGCGATCCGCGGTCGTGGCGCACAACCAGGCCATGCGAAGCCGTGCATCGAAGCACAAAGAGAGGTTCGCGCGAAGCTCGACATGGCGTATTCATCCGTTACCATTCCATATCCGCTGCATTTGATCAATGTGAACTTTTTTGAACGGATTGAGGCGACTGATGGCAGGTCAAAGAAGAACCAACCGCTCTTGCCCTAAAGCCGAACGGCAGGGAGCCCCCGTGACACATATCATGTGGTGGCGCAGGAGGAGCTGGACAAGGACATTGATCGGCAAGCCCACCACATTGCTGTACGAACCGTTTATGGTACGGACGAGAAAGGCGCCCCTGCCTTGAATGCCGTATGCGCCGGCCTTGTCCATGGGCTCGCCGGAATCGACATAGGCCTGGAGAACGGAGTCGGCAAAATGGTCGAAGGTGACCAGGGTGGTTGCCTCGCCCGCTTCCTCGATCCGTCGGTCGTGGCAGCAGACGGCAAAACCGGTGATGACCCGGTGGGTCCGTCCTTGCAGCTGCTTGAGGATGGCCAGCGCTTCCTCGCGGTCCCGCGGTTTGCCAAAGAGAGTCTCGTCCAGGGTGACCACGGTGTCGGCGCCGATGACGCAGGCCTGGGGAGAGGTGGCGGCTATTGCCTTGGCTTTGGTTATTGCCATGCGCCGGGCAAATGCTGCGGCTGGCTCGCCGGTTTCGGGCGTCTCGTCGATCCGCGCCGGTTCGGCACGGAATGCGAGACCAAGCTGGCGGAGAAATTCCTGACGGCGCGGTGAGGCCGAAGCGAGGATCAAGGGATGGCAGGCGGTGAACATGGCAAGACAGGGTTCTGGTTGAAGAGGGGAAAAGGATAGTAGAGACGTTCGAGAAACAGACCGCAGGCCGGCGCGGTAAGGCCGGCCTGGGTTCGGTCCCTGGCAGCCAGGATGGCGGCGATCGCCTCCTCCGGGCGCTTGCCGTGCCCGATCTCGATCAGGGTTCCGGCCAGGATGCGCACCATCTGGCGGAGAAAACCGTCGCCGGTCACGTGAAGCGACCAGAAATCCTCGCATCCCAAACGGGGCGAGCATCGGATTTCGTAAAGGGTGCGGACCGCGCCGCGGCCATCGATGGCAGTTTTGTCCCGTGAGCCGGAGCGCTCAAAACTGGAAAAATCATGCCGGCCGACCAGTTGGGTCAAGGCGGTACGCAACCGCTTCGGGTCAAAAGGGCCGGGAAAATGGGCACGGTGCAGACGAGTGGAGGGGCATTGGACCGCACCGGTGAAGAAGTCGTAGCGGTAGGTCTTGCCCAAGGCACTGAAACGACTGTGGAAGGTGGCCGACGCCTCCTCGGCCGCCAAAATGCGGATGTCCGGAGGCAACAGGGCATTGAGGCCCTTGAAAAAGGCGACGACCGGGATGGCCGCCCGCGTATGAAAATGGGCCACCATGCCGAGGGCATGCACGCCGGCGTCGGTGCGCCCCGCACCATGGAGGGTGATCGGTTCCTCGCAGAGATGCGACAGTCGCTGCTCCAGCTCTTCCTGGATGGTGGCCTCGCCTTGGCGCTGTCGCTGCCATCCGCAATAGTTGCCGCCATCGTAGGCAATCAGCAGCCGGATGGTGCGGAGCATCAGGGGAAAAACGGCGCTCCCAGCAGGCCGGTTGTTTCGGGAAACCCGTTCATCAGATTCATGTTTTGCACCGCCTGGCCCGAAGCTCCTTTGACGATATTGTCGATGGCCGACATGACGATCAGGCGGCCGGTTCGGGAATCCTTTTGCAGGGCCAAGTCGCAACAGTTGGAGCCGCGGACATGCTGCGTCGCGGGTGGTGTGCCGGCGGGCAACACGCGGACAAACGGTTCGGCATCGTAGGTGCTTTCGTACAGCGCGTGCAGATCGGCGTCACGACCCTGTTCGGTGAGGGTGGCGTAGATGGTGCTCAGGATGCCACGGGAAATGGGCAGCAAATGAGGGGTAAAAGAGACCGTCACCGGTTGGCCCGCTGCCAGCGATAATTCTTGCTCGATTTCAGGAATGTGCCGATGGCTGCCACCTACTTTGTAGGGCTTGAACCCGTCGGTGACCTCGCAAAACAGGGTCCCCACACTGGCCGCCCTGCCAGCTCCGGATGTCCCTGATTTGGAGTCGATGATCAGAGTGGCTGGATCGATCAAGCCATGGCGGAGCAGAGGCGCCAGGGCCAGGATGACCGAAGTCGGGTAACAGCCGGGATTGGCGGTCAGGCGCGCGGTGCGTATCCGGTCGCGGTACAGTTCCGGCAGGCCATAGACAGCCTCCGCAAGCAGGTGCGGGCTGGAGTGGGGTTGATACCAAGCTTCGTAGGTCGCCGCATCATGGAGGCGATAGTCGGCGCTCAGATCGACCACTTTCTTGCCCGCATCCAACAGGCGAGGGACGATATCCATGGCTGTCTTGTGTGGGACAGCGGCGAAAAAGAAATCGGCCCGATCGAGCAATTCCTCAACCGACAAATTCTCGCAGACAATGTCCACTCGCTTGCGCAGATTGGGGAACACCTCGGCGAGCGCTTTGCCCGCATACTGCCGCGAGGTGGCGGCGGTCAGACGGATTTCAGGATGTCCTGCAAGAATGCGGGCCAGCTCGACCCCGGTGTACCCGGAGGCACCAATAATTCCGACATGCAGCATGATAGTGTTCCTCTTCTCGTCGCGGCTGTGGGAGCTTTTGTAAAAAAAAAGGGAATAACGAAGAGTCGTTATTCCCTGAGTGAAAACGGATACGAAAAATAGGGTGCGGCGACCAACTCCGCTGGGGCCGAAATCAACGTTTGGAGAACTGGAAGCGGGCGCGGGCACCACGCTGGCCGTATTTTTTGCGCTCCTTGGCGCGCGGGTCACGGGTCAGCAGTCCGGCACGCTTCAGCGGCAGACGCATTTCCGGATTCAACTCCTGGAGCGCACGGGCAATACCATGGACCAGCGCGTCGATCTGCGCCGATTTACCGCCCCCCTTCACCGTGGCCTGAATATCGTACTGATCGACGGTTTCAGTGACGGCAAAAGGCTTGGCCACCTTGGGTTCAAAAAAGATATTGCCGAAATATTCGCTCAACTCCATCTTGTTGATCGCTACCTTGCCGCTGCCGGGAGTGATCCAGACTCTGGCTATTGCTGTCTTCCGTCTGCCGGTAGCGTATGTCTGTTCCTGGGCCATAATCATGTACTCCGTGTTCAAATCTCAAGATTCTCGGGCTGTTGCGCCTGGTGGGGATGATCCTTGCCGCTATAGACCTTCAATTTCTTCAACTGCGCCCGGCCAAGTTTGTTTTTCGGCAACATCCCCCTCACGGCCATCCGGATCAGTTCTTCCGGCTTCTTGGCCAGCACCTCGCGGGCGCTTTGGGTTGTAATCCCGCCCGGGTATCCCGAATGGCGATGATATTTCTTGTCGTCCCACTTGTTGCCGGTGAGGTGAATCTTGTCAGCGTTGACAACAATGACGAAATCGCCGTTGTCCTGAAAGTTGCAAAAGGTCGGTTTGTGCTTACCGCGCAGGCGACGGGCGATCTCCACGGCAATACGCCCCAGAACCTTGCCGTCGGCATCGGCTACATACCATTTTCGGTCTATTTCATTGACTGGCGTGTAATAGGTTTTCATGCTGCGCCTCAACACTGAAAAAAAAAGGCTCGAACAGAGGTCCGAACCTTGGAGTCTCTTTTGGAGCGGGAAACGAGATTCGAACTCGCGACTTCAACCTTGGCAAGGTTGCACTCTACCACTGAGTTATTCCCGCTCGGTGTTTTCCGTAACAGCGGCAGAATATACAGAGTTTGAGGGGCTGCTGTCAATAAAAAAAAATCATTGGAAGCAAGTTGCTGGTCAACCTGGTGAGAAAGCCGGCGACCCGTCGTGGTCAAAGGTTGTCGATTTGGACGAGCGGTACGAGCATGCCCCCCGATTTATCGATCCTTTGCAGGGGTGCCGTCGTTAAGGACCGCCAGGCCGGCAGGCGGGAAACCGTGATTTTTTGTTTTCGAGCCAGCTGGTTGGAATCAGAGGTTGTGACCGACAGTAAAATTGGCTACATTGATTGGCGTATTTCATCAGCAATAACCACGAGCTGTTATTTTTTTACCTGCAACGGGCCGACATCGTCGGTGCCAAGAACGGCCGTCCGCAGAGCGAAGGAGTTTTTCATGGCAGAACCCGCTACCCGTAGGGTGTCCATTGCGCGCACCACCAAGGAAACCGATATCCGCCTCGTGCTCGATTTGGAAGGGGCAGGACATGCCTCCGTGCGCACGGGCGTCGGCTTCATGGACCATATGTTGACCCTGTTTGCCGTTCACGGCCTCTTTGATCTGGAAATCGTCGCCACCGGCGATACCGAGGTCGACGACCATCATACGGTCGAGGATGTGGGAATCTGTCTGGGGATGGCCTTTGCCCAGGCCTTGGGCGATAAATCAGGCATCTGCCGCTATGGGCATGCCTATGTCCCCATGGACGAGGCGCTGGCGCGGGTCTGCGTCGATTTTTCCAACCGTCCCCACCTACACTACCAGGTCCAGGTGAGCGAAGGCAAAATCGGCACCTTTGATCCGCCGTTGGCCAAGGAATTCCTGCGTGCCTTTGTTCTCCACGCCGGTTTGACCCTGCATGCGGACCTGCTCCATGGAGAAAACGGGCACCATATTCTGGAGGCGGTGTTCAAGGCAACGGCCCGAGCGGTGGCGCTTGCCGTCGCTCCGCATCCCAAGGTCAAGGGGCAACTTTCGTCCAAGGGCGTACTATGACGCCACGCACTCGGCTTGTCGTTGGACGTGAACGGCCGGCCAAGGATGCCATCATTCATTTTATCAGCAATTTCTAGGGAGGAACAGGTGACCGCATTGTCAAAAGTACGAGTTGGGCTGGCCGTGTGTTGTTTTCTCGCGGCTTCGGGTTGTGCAACCAAGGACAAGCCGGCGGAATCGGGGAAAACGGTCGATGTGCCGGTGTCCTGCATTGCCGTCATGCCGGTTCAACCGACCACCGATTACGAAGGCACGGCCTCCGAGGATGAGTTGAAGGCGCTCCAGGACGGCAGCCGGGTGATGGATGCCCTCCTCAAGCAAGAGCTGGCCCAATCGCGGCGCACGCTCCAGTTTGTCGACGAGGCAAGGCTTCCGAGCGGAGCCCTCTCCATGGACGATGCCCGGAAAGTTGCCGAGCAGGTCGGATGCAATGCTGTTCTGGAAGTGTCCCTCGGTCAATATACCGAGCGGGTGGGGGGGGATTACGGGGTCAAGCAGCCGGCAGCGGTCACCTTTGCCTATAGAATGTACGAGACCAAAGAAGGTGCGGTGCTCTGCCATGGTCGATTCGACGAACGGCAACAGTCGTTGATGGAAAATTTGCTCACCTTGCCCAAAGCCAAGCGCCGCGGCCTTACCTGGTTGACCGCCGAAGAGCTGGCGCGGGAGGGGCTGCGCGAAAAGATGGGGCAGTGCTCCTACCTGGGCGGCAAATAAGCTGGGTGTTTGCGGCGAGCAGGACGGAGTGCGGCTTTCTCGGGACGTGAACCGGCGCGTCGGTCGGGCGATGCACGATTACGCCATGCTGGCCGATGGTGATCGAGTACTGGTGGCGGTTTCCGGCGGCATGGATTCCCTGGTGCTGGTTTGGCTGTTGTTGCATTGGCGGAAAAAGGCGCCCATCGACTACGCGCTTGAAGTGGTCCATGTCGACATGGAGCCGGAAGGTGAGGCGCCCGGGGCGGCGGCCATCCAAACCGCCGACCTGGTGGCGCGGTTCGGTGTGCAGGTGCATATCGTGCCGGCCCTATGGCGGCCAGTCCTCTCCGGTGAGGGAGAGGATGCGCGAGGACAGGATCTCTGTTTCCAATGCGCCCGTTCCCGACGGACCCAGCTGTTCGAGCATGCCCGGCAGACCGGTTGTACCAAGATTGCCTTTGGCCACCACCGCGACGACATTGTTGAGACCTTTCTTCTCAACCTTACCTGCGCGGGCAACATCAGCACCATGTCGCCCCGCCAAGAGCTCTTTGCCGGCCGTTTGAGCCTGATACGGCCGCTGGCCTATCTCGATAAAAGCGAAATCGCGGCCATCGGCGGGGAACTGGGCCTGGAGCCGGTCCGGTCCACCTGTCCGCTGTCAGAGAGGACTCGGCGCGGGGAGATGCATCAGTTGGCCGAGCACATCTATCGGCAGATTCCCGGGGCCAAGGAGCACATCTTCGCCGCCCTGGGGAATGTCCGTCTCCAGTACCTGCTCCGCCAGACCGGCGGCAGGAGGCCCTGATGCGAACGGGTAACGATTGTCTGGTCTGTTTCATGCGCCAGGCCCGGGCGGTGATTGGCCGCTCGACCAGCGACCCGCGGGAACAGTGGCGCCTGCTCACCGAAGTGGGAGGCATGTTGTCTGGTTTTGACCCCCGGCTGCCGTCGCCGGAAAACGCGGTTCTTTTTTACCGCCATATCGCGCGGAGCACCGGCGTCAGCGATCCCTACCGGGAGGAGAAGCAGGAAAGCAATGCCTTTGCCCTGGGAGTGGAAACGCGCACCCGCGAGTTGATCCACCA contains these protein-coding regions:
- a CDS encoding HEAT repeat domain-containing protein: MGHIPQPPSSDRTQLLLDFPIRLYTALRTIRLYPAANPQVQRSNEFLMKAFEALLEGDADNSVILALSDQKILVCGEHLPEKDHSRPQIQGLVTLFNRFKIHSFTFHASFSPEECITFTQTLSALLGEKELTEPVATLLDKAGIVSVSVDVSRYVAIHEGEQVVREELLASGLSISDEELANFVLGRTGQDPLQGVSPELVEELIKRLPLANEHNRPPEEVTRAVIDFLGKLSRETDFRKRTLELEKSADALSALDPALLAKLIANLPASAEADAMLGSALHQLTPQRLNSLIASLVAQQGLRTIPGNDAAGATGGPGAILHRLAHLEQEKKPEITRTIAQNIDARALLLNPDTTLAELPEHLLARLKQPEWSAPVLATAAQQVTDSQLQQTGQLDFSAFNRLLEHYEQLLSREQQTQVARQAGAQLASMEGLALGNILAQRFKGLFGEQLYTQVINQVSDELLDETVDHLTPKQLNRMIATLTSDIPLQIGKDKDPDFKPADDSVLKRLARTKKGPEITRTIAQNIDARALLLNPSAPSSSLPDPLAMRLQQPAWSAPVLVAATQQSFEARQQPDGPADFSSFEQVLQRYDTLLDKEQQLKVATQAGAQIAATFDEQELGLILVQKYKTLFGEQLYQQVISQLSQDKLAKLTDQFRAIAEGRSPRPGDVDDKEVEAAYNRLLQTVRGEKMRAIIELHSKQRQIQEQERRQSVKGGLDHLLHGNFSDLENKEFCQDLPETVRGLLLNNNEKTADSVLMQLAVALQHGKPAIRANAFRTLAAIAEQLMHLGQWERLAKLLPALQQGLQLQGIDEHGSQQALTAIGTLTGHYLSEERYPLACETTQLLQTLSTAEPSASANPHLRAQAQETLKTLCSQPILEQLLDRYLHSEVHQEAAGRLLVQLGMESAKFQLQQLINNESRFERKRLLSLIKQAGNPAVSILLEQLHKDSPWYVVRNIIRLLGEVGSPALFATIRPYIHHSDPRVQQEVISTAVKIGGDHLKDFLLHALQHVDDSLKIKVINHVATAHDERFVRPLTELLESVKPFLGKSKNDLQISICKTLGAIGSRRATASLNRVAQSKNVLGLAGYSDEVRQAAAQALEQIRQATALQTEWDQEETAAEEQPDSRETTAGPANPVQAAERQRERIDAIDDLPLGEMIRASEIIEQERRGVRTGDDLEIWAELTDRLGTDEFRAIHQQFIERRYKPEETIVAQGEKNDSLFFINQGSIKVSHLVGSRELFITSLNRGQIAGENFFAPSFWTVTLTSLTPSRLYLLPQTALDTWKEQFPGLRAKLYDYYSACNNICSMIERKGLDRRREQRFNLSRKIQVQPISSLENPIGRGFRAETADISLGGLAFLIRISRQENARLLLGRRMQIVLPVGGKAKFFHLKGMVIGVQPFHLQDNGFSAHFKFDHRLEQQELQSILG
- a CDS encoding Maf family protein, encoding MFTACHPLILASASPRRQEFLRQLGLAFRAEPARIDETPETGEPAAAFARRMAITKAKAIAATSPQACVIGADTVVTLDETLFGKPRDREEALAILKQLQGRTHRVITGFAVCCHDRRIEEAGEATTLVTFDHFADSVLQAYVDSGEPMDKAGAYGIQGRGAFLVRTINGSYSNVVGLPINVLVQLLLRHHMICVTGAPCRSALGQERLVLL
- the truA gene encoding tRNA pseudouridine(38-40) synthase TruA, with product MLRTIRLLIAYDGGNYCGWQRQRQGEATIQEELEQRLSHLCEEPITLHGAGRTDAGVHALGMVAHFHTRAAIPVVAFFKGLNALLPPDIRILAAEEASATFHSRFSALGKTYRYDFFTGAVQCPSTRLHRAHFPGPFDPKRLRTALTQLVGRHDFSSFERSGSRDKTAIDGRGAVRTLYEIRCSPRLGCEDFWSLHVTGDGFLRQMVRILAGTLIEIGHGKRPEEAIAAILAARDRTQAGLTAPACGLFLERLYYPFPLFNQNPVLPCSPPAIP
- the argC gene encoding N-acetyl-gamma-glutamyl-phosphate reductase, which encodes MLHVGIIGASGYTGVELARILAGHPEIRLTAATSRQYAGKALAEVFPNLRKRVDIVCENLSVEELLDRADFFFAAVPHKTAMDIVPRLLDAGKKVVDLSADYRLHDAATYEAWYQPHSSPHLLAEAVYGLPELYRDRIRTARLTANPGCYPTSVILALAPLLRHGLIDPATLIIDSKSGTSGAGRAASVGTLFCEVTDGFKPYKVGGSHRHIPEIEQELSLAAGQPVTVSFTPHLLPISRGILSTIYATLTEQGRDADLHALYESTYDAEPFVRVLPAGTPPATQHVRGSNCCDLALQKDSRTGRLIVMSAIDNIVKGASGQAVQNMNLMNGFPETTGLLGAPFFP
- the rpsI gene encoding 30S ribosomal protein S9, with translation MAQEQTYATGRRKTAIARVWITPGSGKVAINKMELSEYFGNIFFEPKVAKPFAVTETVDQYDIQATVKGGGKSAQIDALVHGIARALQELNPEMRLPLKRAGLLTRDPRAKERKKYGQRGARARFQFSKR
- the rplM gene encoding 50S ribosomal protein L13, coding for MKTYYTPVNEIDRKWYVADADGKVLGRIAVEIARRLRGKHKPTFCNFQDNGDFVIVVNADKIHLTGNKWDDKKYHRHSGYPGGITTQSAREVLAKKPEELIRMAVRGMLPKNKLGRAQLKKLKVYSGKDHPHQAQQPENLEI
- the hisB gene encoding imidazoleglycerol-phosphate dehydratase HisB; the encoded protein is MAEPATRRVSIARTTKETDIRLVLDLEGAGHASVRTGVGFMDHMLTLFAVHGLFDLEIVATGDTEVDDHHTVEDVGICLGMAFAQALGDKSGICRYGHAYVPMDEALARVCVDFSNRPHLHYQVQVSEGKIGTFDPPLAKEFLRAFVLHAGLTLHADLLHGENGHHILEAVFKATARAVALAVAPHPKVKGQLSSKGVL
- a CDS encoding tRNA lysidine(34) synthetase, translated to MRLSRDVNRRVGRAMHDYAMLADGDRVLVAVSGGMDSLVLVWLLLHWRKKAPIDYALEVVHVDMEPEGEAPGAAAIQTADLVARFGVQVHIVPALWRPVLSGEGEDARGQDLCFQCARSRRTQLFEHARQTGCTKIAFGHHRDDIVETFLLNLTCAGNISTMSPRQELFAGRLSLIRPLAYLDKSEIAAIGGELGLEPVRSTCPLSERTRRGEMHQLAEHIYRQIPGAKEHIFAALGNVRLQYLLRQTGGRRP